The DNA window CCATCCACAATGTGTCAAGAACCCTGCCACTGATGAATGGCATAAGACCTTCAATTGGTCACACCCAGTGTTATCAATTTGGTCGAATAATTCGcgtaattcgcgaattattcggccaaaccgaattttatcaaaaattcagaccgaatccgaattaaaaataaaattcggtaaaattcgtgattttttcaaaagtgaatataaaatgcgaataattcggaccgaatccgaattaaaccgaattattcggtccacttaaacattatttttaaaaaaaaaccaaaaaaaaaaaaaaaaaaaaNNNNNNNNNNNNNNNNNNNNaaaaaaaacccaataagcttttttgaccgcttttttgatcGAATCCTTatattaatcaatcgaattattccgaataattctccacccgaataattccccaatccgaatttactaactatgatcACACCATGGTACTACTAGTCCCATTTCGCCACAAGTTTCCTGCAAGTTGAGGGCTTCATCGCGAGCAACCCACAAGCATCTAACCCCACTAGTGTGCAACCCCATTGCAATTTCATGCATTTGTGAGGCCGATGTAGATAAGAAACTCCCAAATGATACATACAGGACAGAATTTTTGGGTTGACAGTCCAGCCACTTGAGGTAATCCACAGCATTGCCATCAAGGATCTCAGAGGGTGGTGTGATTGTGTCTTGAAGTAACATGAAAGGGATGGAGGGACCTATTGGGTAAATGGGAATTGGAAGTAATCCTCTTAAGGTGTCAATTACATGGGGTTGAAGCTCATAGAAGGAAGTAGAGAGAATGAATTGTGTTTTGGTTACCCAAGAGAACGCTTCTAGTACTctgtttttaatttcattcttgCCAAAGTAAATGGATGGGAGATCTCCTAGGCGTATTGCAGGGAATCCAGGGATGTAGGTTATGATCTCATCTTTCCTTTCtgtgaagaaaaaagaaaaaagaaaaaaaaaaaaaatagttcagCACTTCAATTCATGCTAATTACTTGAACAATGGTAGAATTAAGAACTTTTTGAACAAACCTGAGATGTTTTCAAATGAAACTGGTAGATGGCCGCCAGCATCAAGGAGGTGATAATGATAGTGCAATGAAAACATGGAAGACGACATCGGCCAGAGCAAAGCCACCGGAATATTCCTCCGGTTCCCTTTAGCTATTGCCCATGTCAAGAAAGTGTCAGCCATAATACAAGTTGCAGGTGGCTGGAGCTGATCAAGAAGCTGATCAAATGGAGCTTCCATCTTCGTGGAAACAGCCTCGAAGAAGCCAACAAAGTccgacccaccagtcagatccAATGGGATTACATTCGGAATGGTGCGAAACCGGAGGTTGGGTGTGCTTGGAGCTGATTCAGATCCAGATCCTGATCCGATTAAGGAGAGCCACTCTTCGGTGACTACGAAGGTGATGGTTAAGCCTTCTGAAGCGAGAAGGGTGCATACATTCATCATTGGGTTGATGT is part of the Macadamia integrifolia cultivar HAES 741 chromosome 9, SCU_Mint_v3, whole genome shotgun sequence genome and encodes:
- the LOC122088350 gene encoding UDP-glycosyltransferase 87A1-like — its product is MSVRGLGRIQGCHVVAIPYPRRGHINPMMNVCTLLASEGLTITFVVTEEWLSLIGSGSGSESAPSTPNLRFRTIPNVIPLDLTGGSDFVGFFEAVSTKMEAPFDQLLDQLQPPATCIMADTFLTWAIAKGNRRNIPVALLWPMSSSMFSLHYHYHLLDAGGHLPVSFENISERKDEIITYIPGFPAIRLGDLPSIYFGKNEIKNRVLEAFSWVTKTQFILSTSFYELQPHVIDTLRGLLPIPIYPIGPSIPFMLLQDTITPPSEILDGNAVDYLKWLDCQPKNSVLYVSFGSFLSTSASQMHEIAMGLHTSGVRCLWVARDEALNLQETCGEMGLVVPWCDHS